The Buchnera aphidicola (Hyalopterus amygdali) genome has a segment encoding these proteins:
- the ispF gene encoding 2-C-methyl-D-erythritol 2,4-cyclodiphosphate synthase, producing MRIGCGFDIHAFGSMKPLIIGGVKIPYHQGLLAHSNGDVLIHSLIDAFLGATAIGDIGTLFPSENKKYKNINSRTLLKDVWKKIYSKNYRICNVDTTIIAETPKILPHIFLMRSNISSDLNIEIEKVSVKSTSSKMIGCIGRKEGIACQSVVMLIESKNSNLKKKY from the coding sequence ATGAGAATTGGATGTGGTTTTGATATTCACGCATTTGGTAGTATGAAACCTTTAATTATTGGGGGGGTAAAAATACCTTATCATCAAGGTTTACTTGCTCATTCTAATGGTGATGTGTTAATTCATTCTTTAATAGATGCATTTTTAGGAGCAACGGCAATAGGTGATATTGGTACACTTTTCCCTAGTGAAAACAAAAAATATAAAAATATCAACAGTAGAACTTTATTAAAAGATGTATGGAAGAAAATTTATTCGAAAAATTATCGTATATGTAATGTGGATACTACTATTATTGCTGAAACCCCCAAAATTTTACCTCATATTTTTTTAATGAGATCAAATATATCATCAGATCTCAACATTGAAATAGAAAAAGTAAGTGTAAAATCTACAAGTTCTAAAATGATAGGATGTATTGGCAGAAAGGAAGGTATAGCCTGTCAATCAGTCGTGATGCTTATAGAGTCTAAAAACAGTAATTTGAAAAAAAAATATTAA
- the ispD gene encoding 2-C-methyl-D-erythritol 4-phosphate cytidylyltransferase — protein MTLINSPKPKIMAVVPAAGIGRRMQLAFPKQYIKIKNFTILEYTLKTLLLHPNIVRIIVSLHQEDNYFHKLPISSDLRILSVLGGPERIYSVLSGLMVKTDADLVMVHDAVRPCLSYKDLENLISTAKNSKVGGILVRPVSDTIKCTDRTNQKILHTIPRKQLWHALTPQLFPINLLRLCLKKIIQDQITITDESSALEYCGHYPEIVLGSHKNIKITYPEDIVFARLYLKDFFKK, from the coding sequence ATGACATTAATTAATTCACCTAAGCCAAAAATTATGGCCGTAGTTCCTGCTGCAGGAATAGGTCGAAGAATGCAGTTAGCTTTTCCAAAACAATATATAAAAATAAAAAATTTTACTATTCTTGAATATACCTTAAAAACATTGTTATTACATCCTAATATAGTTCGTATTATTGTAAGTTTACATCAAGAGGATAATTATTTTCATAAATTACCTATATCATCTGATTTGCGGATTTTATCTGTATTAGGAGGTCCCGAAAGAATATATTCTGTTCTATCTGGGTTAATGGTTAAAACAGACGCTGATTTAGTAATGGTGCACGATGCAGTACGTCCTTGCTTGAGTTATAAAGATTTAGAAAATTTAATTTCTACTGCTAAAAATAGCAAAGTAGGTGGTATTTTAGTACGACCTGTTTCTGATACTATAAAATGTACTGATCGAACAAATCAAAAAATATTACATACTATTCCTAGAAAACAACTATGGCATGCTTTAACTCCTCAATTATTTCCAATAAATTTATTACGATTGTGCTTAAAAAAAATTATTCAAGATCAAATTACTATAACGGATGAATCATCAGCATTGGAATATTGCGGACATTATCCTGAAATAGTTTTAGGAAGTCATAAAAATATAAAAATCACTTATCCTGAAGATATTGTTTTTGCGAGACTTTATCTTAAAGATTTTTTTAAAAAATAA
- a CDS encoding septum formation initiator family protein has translation MKILKIFLLFLFFWLQYSLWIGKNGVLDYIKIYKKIIIQKKKNEDFEIRNNQLILEIERLNSIIKK, from the coding sequence ATGAAAATACTAAAAATATTTTTACTATTTTTATTTTTTTGGTTGCAGTATTCTCTTTGGATTGGAAAAAATGGCGTTTTGGATTATATTAAAATATATAAAAAAATTATAATTCAAAAAAAAAAAAACGAGGATTTTGAAATAAGGAATAATCAGTTAATATTAGAAATTGAACGTTTAAATAGTATAATAAAAAAATAA
- the cysC gene encoding adenylyl-sulfate kinase encodes MNNFFKKDITWQKCSVTRVKREKKNSHKSFVIWFTGLSGSGKSSIANSLEQILFKNNCSTYLLDGDNIRSGLCSDLGFSVVDRNENIRRIGEVVRLLIDAGIIVLVAVISPYKNHREMIFSRLGKKNFLEVFVDTPIDICKERDPKKLYKKSFFGEISNFTGIQSVYERPEKPDLHLDGTASLKKNTQKLIKILHDRYIISFPNIK; translated from the coding sequence ATGAATAATTTTTTTAAAAAAGACATCACTTGGCAAAAATGTTCGGTAACGCGGGTGAAACGTGAAAAAAAAAATAGTCATAAATCTTTTGTAATATGGTTTACAGGATTATCAGGATCAGGAAAATCTAGTATTGCTAATTCTTTAGAACAAATTCTTTTTAAAAATAATTGTAGTACTTATTTATTAGATGGAGATAATATTAGATCAGGTTTATGTTCTGATTTAGGTTTTAGTGTTGTAGATAGAAATGAAAATATTAGACGTATTGGAGAGGTGGTAAGGCTATTGATAGATGCAGGAATTATAGTTTTAGTTGCTGTTATTTCTCCTTATAAAAATCATAGAGAAATGATTTTTTCACGTTTAGGAAAAAAAAATTTTTTGGAAGTTTTTGTAGACACTCCGATTGATATATGTAAAGAACGTGATCCTAAAAAATTATATAAAAAATCTTTTTTTGGTGAAATATCTAATTTTACCGGTATTCAATCTGTATATGAAAGACCAGAAAAACCAGATTTGCATTTAGATGGAACAGCATCCTTAAAAAAGAATACACAAAAATTAATTAAAATATTACATGATCGATATATTATATCCTTTCCTAATATTAAGTAA
- the cysN gene encoding sulfate adenylyltransferase subunit CysN has protein sequence MNKNFNAKRVIMQDNFQNWLYLNEKKTLLKFLTCGSVDDGKSTLIGRLLHDTQQIYEDHLSSLKKDSKRHGTQGKKIDLALIVDGLQSEREQGITIDVAYRYFSTKKRKFIIADTPGHEQYTRNMVTGASTCDLSILLVDARKGLSQQTYRHSFIVTLLGIKYLIVAINKMDLVEYKEDIFSKIKNDFFLFSKNLSKDLKIFFVPISALIGENIVFKSNSMPWYKGNTLLHILENIKIKDTCNSSEIRFPIQYVNRPNANFRGYSGTLFSGTVYVGQNVKILPGNIHSSIVRILNFNKDIQKAETGEPITIVLKDEIDISRGDFFVNVDSCLESCQEAIVDIVWMTDDILKVGNSYLIKLSGKKTHVYIKEILFKIDINTLIKKTTNVLKLNSIGRIKITFTEKMIFDDYAENKITGSLIFIDLLTNITVGAGMIKKNLEKKEKIISNNKNNFELDLYNLILKYFPHWDIKK, from the coding sequence ATGAATAAAAATTTTAATGCTAAACGTGTTATTATGCAAGATAATTTTCAAAATTGGTTGTATTTAAATGAGAAAAAAACTTTATTGAAATTTTTGACATGTGGTAGTGTAGATGATGGAAAAAGTACTTTAATTGGTCGTCTATTGCATGATACCCAACAAATTTACGAAGATCATTTATCTTCTTTAAAAAAAGATAGCAAACGTCATGGAACACAAGGAAAAAAAATAGATCTTGCATTAATAGTAGATGGACTTCAATCAGAACGCGAACAAGGCATTACTATTGATGTAGCATATCGTTATTTCTCGACAAAAAAAAGAAAATTTATTATTGCCGATACCCCAGGTCATGAACAATACACTCGAAATATGGTTACGGGTGCATCTACTTGTGATTTATCTATCTTATTAGTAGATGCTAGGAAAGGTTTATCTCAGCAAACTTATAGGCACAGTTTTATTGTTACATTACTTGGAATTAAGTATCTTATTGTTGCAATAAATAAAATGGATTTAGTGGAATATAAAGAAGATATTTTTTCAAAAATAAAAAATGATTTTTTTCTATTTTCAAAAAATCTTTCAAAAGATCTAAAAATTTTTTTCGTTCCTATATCGGCATTAATTGGGGAAAATATTGTATTTAAAAGTAATTCTATGCCATGGTATAAGGGAAATACATTATTACATATTTTAGAAAATATCAAAATTAAAGATACATGTAATTCATCAGAAATTAGATTTCCAATACAATATGTTAATCGACCTAATGCAAATTTTCGTGGATATTCTGGTACATTATTTTCTGGTACAGTTTATGTTGGACAGAATGTAAAAATATTACCTGGTAATATTCATTCGTCTATCGTTCGTATTTTAAATTTTAATAAAGATATACAAAAAGCAGAAACTGGTGAACCTATTACGATAGTATTAAAAGATGAAATTGATATTAGTCGAGGAGATTTTTTTGTTAATGTAGATTCTTGTTTAGAATCTTGTCAAGAAGCAATTGTAGATATCGTTTGGATGACTGATGATATTTTAAAAGTAGGTAATTCGTATCTTATTAAATTATCAGGAAAAAAAACGCATGTTTATATTAAAGAAATTTTATTTAAAATAGATATAAATACTTTAATTAAAAAGACAACTAATGTATTAAAGTTAAATAGTATTGGACGAATAAAAATTACATTTACTGAAAAAATGATATTTGATGATTATGCAGAAAACAAAATTACAGGTAGTTTAATTTTCATTGATCTTTTAACTAATATTACAGTAGGAGCAGGTATGATTAAAAAAAATTTGGAAAAAAAAGAAAAAATTATATCTAATAATAAAAATAATTTTGAATTAGATTTATACAATTTAATTCTTAAATATTTTCCACATTGGGATATTAAAAAATAG
- the cysD gene encoding sulfate adenylyltransferase subunit CysD — MFKKNATHLRQLESESIYIMREVIAEFDNPVMLYSIGKDSSVMLHLARKSFYPGRLPFPLLHIDTGWKFREMYSFRDRIAKSLNIELIVHSNIKGKLLGINPFQDGSAKYTDIMKTEGLKEALNKYKFDAAFGGARRDEEKSRSKERIYSFRDSFHQWNPKEQRPELWWNYNSQINKGESIRVFPLSNWTELDIWQYIFLENIEIVPLYFAAIRPVLERDGALLVIDDDRININPNEQVMQKMVRFRTLGCWPLTSAIESTSTTLPDIIQETLIVKTSERTGRSIDHDKQSSMESKKRQGYF; from the coding sequence ATGTTTAAAAAAAATGCTACTCATTTACGTCAATTAGAATCAGAAAGTATTTATATCATGCGTGAAGTAATAGCAGAGTTTGATAATCCTGTCATGTTATATTCTATTGGTAAAGATTCTTCAGTTATGTTGCATCTTGCCAGAAAATCTTTTTATCCAGGTCGTTTGCCTTTTCCACTATTACATATAGATACTGGGTGGAAATTTAGAGAAATGTATTCCTTTAGAGATCGAATAGCTAAATCTTTAAATATAGAATTAATTGTTCATTCTAATATAAAAGGAAAATTGTTAGGTATAAATCCTTTTCAAGATGGTAGTGCCAAATACACTGACATAATGAAAACTGAAGGATTAAAAGAAGCATTAAATAAATATAAATTTGATGCTGCTTTTGGTGGAGCTAGACGGGATGAAGAAAAATCACGTTCTAAAGAACGTATTTATTCCTTTCGCGATTCTTTTCATCAATGGAATCCTAAAGAACAACGCCCTGAATTGTGGTGGAATTACAACAGTCAAATTAACAAAGGAGAAAGCATTCGTGTTTTCCCTCTGTCAAATTGGACAGAATTAGATATTTGGCAATATATTTTTTTAGAAAATATTGAAATTGTACCACTTTACTTTGCTGCTATTCGACCGGTTTTGGAAAGAGATGGCGCCTTATTAGTAATTGATGATGATCGTATTAATATTAACCCGAATGAACAAGTAATGCAAAAAATGGTTCGATTCCGAACATTAGGTTGTTGGCCATTAACTAGTGCCATTGAATCTACATCTACTACTTTACCAGATATTATTCAAGAAACATTAATAGTTAAAACAAGCGAGCGTACAGGTCGATCTATTGATCATGATAAGCAAAGCTCTATGGAATCTAAAAAAAGACAAGGTTACTTTTAA
- the cysG gene encoding siroheme synthase CysG, which yields MNYLPIFLDLKKKNILVVGAGEIAFNKIKLLLRSGAIVNIISKDICSEIKELLNKKKVFWISHTFSSTYIHKMFLVIAATNNIKLNKRVFQICNKFYKLVNVVDDQSKCSFIFPSIIDRSPIVLAVSSGGTAPVLLRLLREKVESILPLRLGDVAKIAGNWRPIIKKKFDNVLERRRFWEKLFNSIFVQYVISRQTKKAIDFLMKMIDEPNILRGEIILVGAGPGNGSLLTLRGLQVLQEADIVLYDNLVSLEILDLIRRDAKCICVGKSAGIKNITQDEIIKLLISLAKKGKKVVRLKGGDPFIFGRGGEELEAAKNAGIDVQVVPGITSAIGIAAYTGIPLTHREYAQGVIFITGHKCKNSILNNWSILSDSSYTLVIYMGSLQALNISQKLIFHGRSKSTPIAVISKGTMIKQKVFIGRLDELDKVVKFAINPSLLIIGKVVLLHKKLEWFNTFNELNKIKHTSSIVNLI from the coding sequence GTGAATTATCTTCCTATTTTTTTAGATTTAAAGAAAAAAAACATATTAGTAGTAGGAGCTGGAGAAATTGCTTTTAATAAAATTAAACTACTGCTTCGTTCTGGAGCTATAGTTAATATTATTAGTAAAGACATATGTTCTGAGATAAAAGAATTATTAAATAAAAAAAAAGTATTTTGGATATCTCATACTTTTAGTAGTACTTATATTCATAAAATGTTTTTAGTAATTGCTGCTACTAATAATATTAAATTAAATAAAAGAGTCTTTCAAATATGTAATAAATTCTATAAATTAGTTAATGTAGTAGACGATCAGTCAAAATGTTCTTTTATTTTTCCTTCTATTATTGATCGTTCACCAATAGTTTTAGCTGTCTCTTCAGGAGGAACAGCACCTGTTTTATTGCGTTTGTTACGTGAAAAAGTTGAATCTATTCTTCCCTTAAGATTAGGTGATGTTGCTAAAATTGCTGGAAATTGGAGACCGATCATTAAAAAAAAATTTGACAATGTATTAGAAAGACGTCGATTTTGGGAGAAATTGTTTAATAGTATTTTTGTTCAATATGTAATAAGTCGACAAACAAAAAAAGCAATTGATTTTTTAATGAAAATGATTGATGAACCCAATATATTAAGAGGGGAAATTATTTTAGTAGGTGCTGGACCTGGAAACGGCAGTTTACTCACTTTAAGAGGATTACAGGTACTGCAAGAAGCAGATATAGTGTTATATGATAATTTAGTTTCTTTAGAAATTTTAGATTTAATTCGTCGAGATGCAAAATGTATTTGTGTTGGAAAATCAGCTGGTATAAAAAATATTACTCAAGATGAAATTATAAAATTACTAATATCTTTAGCAAAAAAAGGGAAAAAAGTAGTTCGTTTGAAAGGAGGAGATCCATTCATATTTGGTCGAGGCGGAGAAGAGTTAGAAGCAGCAAAAAATGCTGGAATTGATGTTCAAGTTGTACCTGGAATTACATCTGCAATTGGCATTGCAGCTTATACTGGTATACCATTAACACATCGAGAATATGCACAAGGCGTAATATTTATTACAGGTCATAAATGTAAAAATAGCATATTAAATAATTGGTCTATTTTATCTGATTCTTCGTATACCTTAGTTATATATATGGGTAGTTTACAGGCGTTAAATATTTCTCAAAAACTTATTTTTCATGGTCGTTCAAAATCTACTCCAATAGCTGTAATTAGCAAAGGCACTATGATTAAACAAAAAGTTTTTATAGGACGTTTAGATGAACTTGATAAAGTAGTTAAATTTGCTATAAATCCATCTTTATTAATTATTGGAAAAGTTGTTTTATTGCATAAAAAATTAGAATGGTTTAATACTTTTAATGAACTGAACAAAATAAAACATACATCTTCTATAGTAAATTTAATTTAA
- the cysI gene encoding assimilatory sulfite reductase (NADPH) hemoprotein subunit — MKKNHKKILLEKTKEENIKENSNYLRGTIIDDLKNEITNGFTGDNFSLIRFHGMYQQDDRDLRIERNEQKLEPRYAMMLRCRLPGGIISAKKWLKIDQFANENTLYRTIRLTNRQTFQLHGILKKKLKDAHKMLHEIGLDALATANDVNRNVLCTSNPDQSLLHKSCYEWAKKISDFLLPKTKAYAEIWLDQEKVATTDHEPILGKTYLPRKFKTTVVLPPYNDVDLYANDMNFIAITENNKIIGFNVLVGGGLSINHGNKNTWPFLAVELGYITSENVLSIAQAIVTTQRDWGNRTDRKNAKTRYTIQRVGVSVFKKEVEKRANVNFETIRPYYFNSRGDKFGWTKNINNDWSLTIFIQNGRIDDNKKQLVKTGLLKIANLHEGNFRLTANQNIVISKISNKNKQKIEEIALSHGLIKKNTPLREHSMACVSFPTCPLAMAEAERMLSFFITQVENIMLKYGVEKEIIILRISGCPNGCGRSLLSEIGLIGKAIGRYNLYLGGNRIGNRIPKIYKENITVKEILTHLEFLIKTWSIKRKIKEDFGDFIIRKRIVKEIIDPIHDFWN; from the coding sequence ATGAAAAAAAATCATAAAAAAATACTTTTAGAAAAAACAAAAGAAGAAAATATTAAAGAAAACAGTAATTACCTTAGAGGTACAATTATAGATGATTTAAAAAATGAAATTACTAATGGTTTTACTGGAGATAATTTTTCATTAATTCGATTTCATGGTATGTATCAGCAAGATGATCGGGATTTACGTATAGAACGTAATGAGCAAAAATTAGAACCACGTTACGCAATGATGTTACGTTGTCGATTACCCGGAGGAATTATTTCAGCTAAAAAGTGGTTAAAAATTGATCAGTTTGCAAATGAAAATACGTTATATAGAACTATTCGATTAACTAATCGTCAAACTTTTCAACTTCATGGTATTTTAAAAAAAAAATTAAAAGATGCTCATAAAATGCTACATGAAATTGGTTTAGATGCTTTAGCGACAGCTAACGATGTTAATAGAAATGTTCTTTGCACCTCAAATCCTGATCAATCTTTATTACATAAATCATGTTATGAATGGGCTAAAAAAATTTCTGATTTTTTATTGCCTAAAACTAAAGCTTATGCAGAAATTTGGTTGGATCAAGAAAAAGTTGCAACTACAGATCACGAACCTATTTTAGGGAAAACTTATTTACCAAGAAAATTTAAAACTACAGTAGTTCTTCCGCCATACAATGATGTGGATTTATATGCAAATGATATGAATTTTATAGCAATTACAGAGAATAATAAAATTATTGGATTTAATGTACTAGTAGGTGGTGGTTTGTCTATCAATCATGGAAATAAAAATACATGGCCATTTCTTGCTGTTGAATTAGGATATATTACTTCTGAAAATGTTTTATCTATTGCTCAAGCTATAGTAACTACGCAAAGAGATTGGGGAAATCGTACTGATCGAAAAAATGCAAAAACTAGATATACTATACAAAGAGTAGGTGTAAGTGTTTTTAAAAAAGAGGTTGAAAAAAGAGCTAACGTAAATTTCGAAACTATTAGACCTTATTACTTTAATAGTCGAGGCGATAAATTTGGATGGACTAAGAATATTAATAATGATTGGAGTTTAACAATATTTATTCAAAATGGTAGAATTGACGATAATAAAAAACAATTAGTAAAAACAGGTTTATTAAAAATAGCGAATTTACATGAAGGCAATTTTCGGCTTACTGCTAATCAAAATATAGTCATATCTAAAATATCAAATAAAAACAAACAAAAAATAGAAGAAATTGCATTATCACATGGACTGATCAAAAAAAATACTCCATTACGTGAGCACTCTATGGCTTGTGTTTCTTTTCCTACTTGTCCCTTGGCCATGGCGGAAGCTGAACGTATGCTATCTTTTTTTATTACGCAAGTAGAAAATATCATGTTAAAATATGGTGTTGAAAAGGAAATAATAATCTTACGTATTTCTGGATGTCCTAATGGTTGTGGAAGATCTTTATTATCTGAAATTGGTTTAATTGGAAAAGCTATTGGTCGATATAATCTATATTTAGGTGGAAATCGTATAGGTAATCGTATTCCAAAGATATACAAAGAAAATATTACAGTAAAAGAAATATTAACTCATTTAGAATTTTTGATAAAGACCTGGTCAATTAAAAGAAAAATTAAAGAAGATTTTGGAGATTTTATTATTAGAAAGAGAATTGTTAAAGAAATTATTGATCCTATTCACGATTTTTGGAATTGA
- a CDS encoding assimilatory sulfite reductase (NADPH) flavoprotein subunit, protein MKNKNLFNALFPFQSDQLENLKKIEKNFSSVQCAWLSGYFWNLANKDSSQLKLEMNKKFQEESSNNTITIISASQTGNALSLAERLNSYLNDKNKKTCFVKAADYNFKKIQDEKILVLIISTQGEGEPPEEALSLYKFIMSNKAPQLNQLYYSIFALGDSSYDLFCQAGKDFDKRLSELGAKRLLNRLDADIEYEENYIKWSQNLLVSLKNIDISSPFLNNKGVINQKTICTKNDPGTAFVLVNQKITGRNSTKDIYHIELDVSKLNIIYTPGDALGIWYQNSSKLVNKVLEILYIDKSDKIIFKNKSITIFDALKNNFELTTNTKNIIRLYADITKNKILKEIISDEKILNDYVKNTPLTKMICDFPKKLSSQKFINILRPLTPRLYSISSSQSEVNDEVHITVSLVKKIISGSLYLGGSSSYLSQTLKVDDSVKIFIEKNNNFRLPLDKDTSIIMIGSGTGIAPFRAFMQQRDNDQSTGKNWIFFGNPNFTEDFLYQLEWQKYLKKGLLTKISLAWSKDQKNKVYVQDKIRENAEEIWYWIKNGAQIYVCGNASKMAKDVEIALLDIFRKNGNMTIDESSEFLETLRIQKRYQRDVY, encoded by the coding sequence ATGAAAAATAAAAATCTGTTTAATGCTCTTTTTCCTTTTCAATCGGATCAATTAGAAAATTTAAAAAAAATTGAAAAAAATTTTTCTAGTGTTCAGTGTGCTTGGCTTTCGGGTTATTTTTGGAATTTAGCTAATAAAGATTCTTCTCAATTAAAATTGGAAATGAATAAAAAATTTCAAGAAGAAAGTTCAAACAATACTATTACCATTATATCTGCATCTCAAACTGGAAACGCATTATCACTTGCTGAACGTTTAAATAGTTATTTAAATGACAAAAATAAAAAAACTTGCTTTGTTAAAGCGGCTGATTATAATTTTAAAAAAATTCAAGATGAAAAAATTTTAGTTTTAATTATTTCTACTCAAGGAGAAGGAGAACCTCCAGAAGAAGCATTGTCTTTATATAAATTTATTATGTCTAATAAAGCTCCTCAATTAAATCAGTTATACTATAGCATATTTGCATTAGGAGATAGTTCCTACGATTTGTTTTGCCAAGCAGGAAAAGATTTTGATAAAAGATTGAGTGAATTAGGAGCAAAACGTTTATTAAATAGATTAGATGCAGACATTGAATATGAAGAAAATTATATTAAATGGTCTCAAAATTTGTTGGTTTCTTTAAAAAATATAGATATTTCTTCTCCCTTTCTGAATAATAAAGGTGTTATTAATCAAAAAACAATATGTACTAAGAATGATCCCGGTACAGCATTTGTATTAGTTAATCAAAAGATTACTGGTAGAAATTCAACAAAAGATATTTATCATATTGAGTTAGACGTTAGCAAACTTAATATTATCTACACTCCTGGTGATGCATTAGGTATTTGGTATCAAAATAGTAGTAAATTAGTAAATAAAGTATTGGAAATTCTTTATATAGACAAATCTGATAAAATAATATTTAAAAATAAATCAATCACGATTTTTGATGCTTTAAAAAATAATTTTGAACTTACTACAAATACTAAAAATATTATTCGACTTTATGCTGATATTACAAAAAATAAAATTTTAAAAGAGATTATATCAGATGAAAAAATCTTAAATGATTATGTAAAAAATACGCCTTTAACAAAAATGATTTGTGATTTTCCTAAGAAATTATCTTCTCAAAAATTTATTAATATATTACGTCCTTTAACACCTCGTTTGTATTCTATTTCTTCTTCACAATCTGAAGTAAATGATGAAGTTCATATTACAGTTAGTTTAGTAAAAAAAATAATTTCTGGTTCTTTGTATTTAGGTGGTTCTTCTAGTTATTTATCACAAACTTTAAAAGTTGATGATTCTGTAAAAATTTTTATTGAAAAAAACAACAATTTTCGTTTACCTCTAGATAAAGATACATCTATTATTATGATTGGTTCCGGAACTGGCATTGCTCCGTTTCGTGCCTTTATGCAGCAACGTGATAATGATCAATCTACTGGTAAGAATTGGATTTTTTTTGGTAATCCCAATTTTACAGAAGACTTTTTATATCAATTAGAATGGCAAAAATATTTAAAAAAAGGACTTCTTACTAAAATTAGTTTAGCTTGGTCGAAAGATCAAAAAAATAAAGTATATGTTCAAGATAAAATAAGAGAAAATGCAGAAGAGATATGGTATTGGATAAAAAATGGTGCACAAATATATGTTTGTGGTAACGCATCTAAAATGGCAAAAGATGTTGAAATAGCATTATTAGATATTTTTAGAAAAAATGGTAATATGACAATTGACGAGTCCAGCGAATTTTTAGAAACTTTACGAATACAAAAACGTTATCAAAGAGATGTGTATTAA